Proteins from a single region of Chryseobacterium scophthalmum:
- a CDS encoding RteC domain-containing protein, which translates to MEIVLNKILTQIQYQEDKLSSQMMQMPEEAYQMTLFLKEMLCEIKFQILRDGFANEQQEIDFFKNIKPNILGKLIYYNKVFRIETTCPVSNGKIHQSYYENLLKTLKSEYKESICNEDFYRYYRAGRTDRDHIYFRLGQINYHDGLKSAVFEIDLSFSTYFDNKIAHIVANELLYTYVLTKINPEENPDTVLQNLDANKDISWTNSQNALIELIYALYASNSIAHGKVGIRKLALIFQVLFRTPLNDIHHSFHRMKTRSGSRTAFLDQLKASLEEYMDKDL; encoded by the coding sequence ATGGAAATCGTATTGAATAAAATATTAACGCAAATTCAGTATCAAGAAGATAAACTTTCTTCTCAAATGATGCAGATGCCGGAAGAGGCTTACCAAATGACTTTATTTCTAAAGGAGATGCTATGTGAAATAAAATTTCAAATCTTACGGGATGGGTTTGCAAATGAGCAACAAGAGATTGATTTTTTCAAGAACATTAAACCAAACATCTTAGGGAAGCTTATTTACTATAACAAAGTCTTCCGCATCGAAACAACCTGCCCCGTGAGCAATGGCAAAATACATCAAAGCTATTATGAAAATCTATTAAAAACTCTCAAATCAGAATATAAAGAAAGTATTTGCAATGAAGATTTTTACAGGTATTATCGTGCTGGCAGAACAGACCGTGACCACATTTATTTCAGGCTCGGACAAATCAACTATCATGATGGTTTAAAGAGTGCTGTATTTGAAATTGATCTCAGCTTTTCAACATATTTTGATAACAAGATAGCCCATATTGTGGCGAATGAGCTACTTTATACCTATGTGCTTACTAAAATCAATCCCGAAGAAAATCCCGATACAGTTTTGCAGAATTTGGATGCTAACAAGGATATTTCGTGGACAAATTCTCAAAATGCACTTATCGAACTGATATACGCCCTATATGCTTCAAATTCTATTGCCCACGGAAAAGTTGGCATCCGAAAATTAGCTTTGATTTTTCAGGTGTTATTCCGAACTCCCTTAAACGATATACATCACTCTTTCCACCGAATGAAAACCCGAAGTGGCTCCCGAACGGCATTTTTAGACCAGCTTAAAGCTTCATTAGAGGAATACATGGATAAAGACCTTTAA
- a CDS encoding TolC family protein translates to MVKKISIVSVLLLTLTSCIGYKNATPEKIEALKNTSEIKANIEIPDKWIQDKETDNPDFSYQWMNELITTELEVLVKEGLAHNADIIISKEKLNQIELSMDIAGSNLYPSVNALANTSNNLVSGTHIGNLQLKANWELDLWGKNKSAEMVSVSQFYSAAFQQKMLKQSVAAMIAKAYYLNIAGQYQEQKISQYIGMTEDLKKIYLVQNKVGTANEIDLSNIESEIILLNSYLEKVKNANSQSRRSLEMLCGRYPEGLLKVNAEFSALKQEIPINFPLSLLEKRSDIMAQQFQIEASFYEVQEAKAARLPSINISAAFGAAETNVGAISNLFSNPLIKVGGGLTTPIFNGGKLKKNVEVKTSKQKQVIEEYAKSVLLAYNEVESALANLSSIEKQNVFQKQAISSLERNVDLTKKQIKIGSNNSFILLQKQRDLIKKEMNIIDLDLQQRIERINLYMALGANGLEHF, encoded by the coding sequence ATGGTAAAGAAAATAAGTATTGTAAGCGTTCTGTTACTAACTTTAACCTCTTGTATTGGCTATAAAAATGCAACACCTGAAAAAATAGAAGCTTTAAAAAACACCAGTGAAATAAAGGCAAACATCGAAATCCCTGATAAATGGATTCAAGATAAAGAAACAGACAACCCCGATTTTTCTTATCAATGGATGAATGAGCTTATTACAACCGAGCTTGAAGTTTTGGTAAAGGAAGGACTTGCCCACAACGCAGATATCATTATCTCTAAAGAAAAGCTGAATCAAATAGAATTGTCGATGGATATTGCAGGAAGTAACCTTTACCCAAGTGTAAATGCGTTGGCAAATACCAGCAACAATCTTGTAAGCGGAACTCACATTGGAAATTTACAATTAAAAGCCAATTGGGAACTCGACCTTTGGGGAAAAAATAAATCGGCTGAAATGGTGAGCGTAAGTCAATTTTATTCGGCGGCATTTCAACAAAAAATGTTGAAACAATCGGTTGCTGCAATGATAGCCAAAGCTTACTATCTAAATATTGCAGGGCAATATCAAGAGCAAAAAATCAGTCAGTATATTGGTATGACCGAAGATTTGAAAAAGATTTATCTGGTTCAAAATAAGGTCGGAACTGCCAATGAAATTGATCTATCCAACATCGAAAGTGAAATTATTTTGCTGAATTCTTATCTTGAAAAAGTAAAAAATGCCAATTCACAATCTCGAAGAAGTTTAGAAATGCTTTGCGGAAGATATCCGGAAGGTTTATTGAAAGTTAATGCAGAGTTTTCAGCTTTAAAACAAGAAATTCCAATCAATTTCCCTTTAAGTCTTTTAGAAAAAAGGTCTGATATTATGGCGCAACAATTTCAGATAGAAGCCAGTTTTTATGAAGTTCAGGAAGCAAAAGCGGCAAGATTGCCTTCCATCAACATCAGTGCAGCTTTTGGTGCGGCAGAAACCAATGTAGGGGCTATCAGCAATCTTTTTTCCAATCCTTTGATAAAAGTTGGCGGCGGATTGACAACCCCAATTTTCAACGGAGGAAAACTGAAAAAGAATGTTGAAGTAAAAACTTCAAAGCAAAAACAAGTGATAGAAGAATATGCAAAATCAGTGCTTTTGGCCTATAATGAAGTAGAATCTGCATTAGCTAATCTCAGTTCTATTGAAAAGCAAAATGTTTTTCAGAAACAGGCAATTTCTTCACTGGAAAGGAATGTTGATTTAACGAAAAAACAAATAAAAATCGGCAGCAATAATAGTTTTATATTACTCCAAAAGCAGAGAGACCTTATAAAAAAAGAGATGAACATCATCGACCTCGACCTGCAACAACGCATCGAGAGAATTAATCTTTACATGGCTTTAGGAGCCAATGGTCTTGAACATTTTTAG
- a CDS encoding calcineurin-like phosphoesterase C-terminal domain-containing protein, protein MKFKLIIPSLVISAMAFSQASVSGYVFEDINKNQKKEKREKGIENVAVSNGAQVVLTDKNGRYSLPITEGQTVFVIKPSGYMVALNQNNLPQYYYQYKPKGSPADFKYKGTAPTGELPKELNFALHKQNESKNFDILVFGDPQPYTEKQLDYFKRAIVNEVKSTKKNAVFGISLGDLVGDDLSLQKPYADVMKEVGLPWYNVMGNHDMNYDAKEDQLSDETFEANFGPANYSFNYGNVHFIVLDDILYPDPRDGKGYWGGFREDQIQFIENDLKLVDKNKLIVVSFHIPLDHNNEDNFRNADRQKLFDALSPFANALMLSAHTHIQQQIFYGKAQGWEGTKDLHEYNVGTTCGDWWSGTSDEIGLPTSTMRDGTAKGYSFISFNDNQYKVKYKTAGKPEDYQIQLYVPKVIPHPSKTSAKILANFFMGSKKDKVQYRIDGGKWEEMEYNETIDPNFANSVFKWDATDKIFPGRRPSNPEQSKHIWTGGFGNKLTLGKHKVEVKALDMYGNEFLASEEFEVQNSILIP, encoded by the coding sequence ATGAAATTTAAATTAATTATACCGTCTTTAGTTATTTCAGCGATGGCATTTTCTCAGGCATCGGTTTCAGGATATGTTTTTGAAGACATCAATAAAAACCAGAAGAAAGAAAAACGTGAAAAAGGAATTGAAAATGTTGCAGTTTCAAACGGAGCACAGGTTGTTTTAACCGATAAAAACGGAAGATACAGCTTGCCGATTACAGAAGGTCAGACGGTTTTTGTCATTAAACCATCGGGTTATATGGTAGCTTTAAATCAAAATAATTTACCGCAATATTATTATCAATATAAGCCTAAAGGTTCACCTGCGGATTTTAAGTATAAAGGAACTGCACCTACAGGAGAACTTCCTAAAGAATTAAATTTTGCTTTACATAAACAAAACGAAAGCAAAAACTTTGATATTTTGGTTTTCGGAGATCCTCAACCTTACACAGAAAAGCAGCTGGATTATTTCAAAAGAGCAATCGTTAACGAAGTAAAATCAACCAAGAAAAATGCAGTTTTCGGGATCAGTCTTGGAGATTTGGTAGGCGATGATCTGAGTCTTCAGAAACCTTATGCCGATGTGATGAAAGAAGTCGGTTTGCCTTGGTACAACGTGATGGGAAATCATGATATGAATTATGATGCGAAAGAAGATCAGCTTTCAGATGAAACTTTTGAGGCTAATTTTGGTCCTGCAAATTACTCTTTCAACTACGGAAATGTACATTTTATCGTACTTGACGATATTCTTTACCCTGATCCGAGAGATGGAAAAGGATATTGGGGTGGTTTCAGAGAAGATCAGATTCAGTTTATCGAAAATGATTTAAAACTGGTCGATAAAAACAAACTGATCGTCGTTTCTTTTCACATTCCTTTAGATCATAATAATGAAGATAATTTTAGAAATGCAGATCGTCAGAAATTGTTTGATGCGCTTTCTCCATTTGCAAATGCATTGATGTTGTCAGCTCATACGCATATTCAGCAACAGATTTTTTACGGAAAAGCTCAAGGTTGGGAAGGAACAAAAGATCTTCACGAATATAATGTAGGAACTACTTGCGGAGATTGGTGGTCTGGAACTTCAGATGAAATCGGTTTGCCGACTTCTACCATGAGAGATGGTACTGCAAAAGGATATTCTTTCATCAGTTTTAATGATAATCAGTACAAAGTAAAGTACAAAACGGCAGGAAAACCTGAAGATTATCAAATTCAATTGTATGTTCCGAAAGTGATTCCTCATCCATCGAAAACTTCGGCTAAAATTTTGGCAAACTTCTTTATGGGAAGCAAAAAAGATAAAGTGCAGTACAGAATTGACGGCGGAAAATGGGAAGAAATGGAATACAACGAAACCATCGATCCCAACTTTGCAAACTCGGTTTTTAAATGGGATGCTACAGATAAAATATTTCCAGGAAGAAGACCTTCAAATCCGGAACAGTCAAAACATATCTGGACTGGAGGATTTGGAAATAAATTAACTCTTGGAAAACACAAAGTTGAGGTGAAAGCGCTCGATATGTACGGAAATGAATTTTTGGCATCAGAAGAATTTGAGGTTCAAAATTCAATTCTTATTCCTTAG
- a CDS encoding HlyD family secretion protein produces the protein MLELLIGIYAGICWLLIKKLKLIPWNFNTQVVVYSLPIFGSIALILSLNYFCPITSDVKVGNRSVDITTQTLGRVKKVYVKTNQEVKKGDTLFTIDPLPYQQEIKSLEAQLSNMKSTVSSYNSDIDASRKNILSLQSQLDLSNKRIKQYQELVNAGAANKFDLEQAMSTSQDLQSRISAAQAQKSSLETKYNSNYKGENASLSEIKAKLEQAKWNLSQTVVLAPTDGFIPNVQLNEGAIIAPFKSAFVLIQKQQSIIAFFSQNELEAVKNGDEVELALKTSPGKVVKAKLEYVIDATSQGIMNNAGGMFGGNGTTAGIPDTARQLPETDGKLIAKFVLDEKEKPLTVGARGTAVIYSDNIKPLHLIRKVMVRVNSKVNYLILKLH, from the coding sequence ATGTTAGAATTACTCATCGGAATATATGCCGGAATTTGCTGGCTTCTCATTAAAAAATTAAAATTAATTCCTTGGAATTTCAATACGCAGGTTGTTGTCTATTCCTTACCAATTTTCGGGTCTATTGCTCTTATTTTGAGTCTGAATTACTTCTGCCCTATTACATCGGATGTAAAAGTAGGTAACCGAAGCGTAGATATTACGACTCAAACTTTAGGGAGAGTAAAAAAGGTATATGTAAAAACCAATCAGGAAGTTAAAAAAGGAGATACGTTATTCACTATTGACCCTTTGCCTTATCAGCAAGAAATAAAATCTTTGGAAGCGCAATTGAGCAATATGAAATCTACCGTTTCATCTTACAATTCAGATATTGATGCTTCTCGTAAAAATATTTTGAGTTTACAATCTCAATTGGATTTAAGCAACAAGAGAATAAAGCAATATCAGGAATTGGTAAATGCAGGTGCAGCCAATAAATTTGATTTGGAACAGGCAATGTCAACTTCACAGGATCTGCAATCAAGAATCAGTGCAGCACAGGCTCAGAAATCATCTTTAGAAACCAAATACAACTCTAATTACAAGGGAGAAAACGCTTCACTTTCGGAAATCAAAGCCAAATTAGAACAAGCAAAATGGAATCTTTCTCAAACTGTTGTTTTAGCGCCAACAGACGGCTTTATACCCAACGTACAGCTGAACGAAGGAGCAATCATCGCACCGTTTAAATCTGCTTTTGTTTTAATTCAAAAACAGCAGTCTATCATTGCATTCTTTTCTCAAAATGAATTGGAAGCCGTAAAAAATGGCGATGAAGTAGAACTTGCTTTAAAAACCTCACCCGGAAAAGTGGTAAAAGCAAAACTGGAATATGTAATCGATGCAACAAGCCAGGGTATTATGAATAATGCAGGAGGAATGTTTGGTGGCAACGGAACAACAGCAGGAATTCCGGATACCGCAAGACAATTGCCCGAAACAGACGGAAAATTGATTGCAAAATTTGTTTTAGATGAAAAAGAAAAACCATTAACAGTCGGTGCGCGAGGTACAGCAGTTATTTATTCTGACAACATTAAACCTTTACATTTAATCAGAAAAGTGATGGTGAGAGTGAACAGTAAAGTCAATTACTTAATTCTAAAACTTCATTAA
- a CDS encoding DUF3302 domain-containing protein, producing the protein MQKLLTILCVFLCCGLSYASTGTLEDTIADTASWLIMLILPFAGIFLFWKVHIYPEKVAEKKNHPQLNAIKSMCLLSLVFGGLLWPVALIWANYDYKKEKTPSSDSENLDSSNGKEEILIEENQSLSKETQNH; encoded by the coding sequence ATGCAAAAATTACTTACAATACTGTGTGTATTCCTGTGTTGCGGCCTATCGTATGCTTCCACAGGAACTTTAGAAGATACTATCGCAGATACAGCATCTTGGCTTATCATGCTTATTTTACCATTTGCCGGAATATTTCTTTTTTGGAAAGTTCATATTTATCCTGAAAAAGTGGCGGAAAAGAAAAACCATCCACAATTAAACGCCATCAAAAGCATGTGCTTGCTTTCACTGGTATTTGGCGGTCTTCTTTGGCCGGTTGCTTTAATATGGGCAAACTACGATTACAAAAAAGAAAAAACACCTTCTTCAGATTCAGAAAATTTAGATTCTTCAAACGGAAAAGAAGAAATTTTAATTGAAGAAAACCAATCGCTTTCAAAAGAAACACAAAATCATTAA
- a CDS encoding GIY-YIG nuclease family protein: MCFCYILYSKSLDKYYIGSSCEDLQERLRKHLSNHKGYTSKIKDWIIRIP; the protein is encoded by the coding sequence ATGTGTTTTTGTTACATACTTTACTCTAAATCTTTAGACAAATATTATATTGGAAGTTCATGTGAAGACTTACAGGAAAGACTAAGAAAGCATCTTTCAAACCATAAAGGATATACTTCAAAAATCAAAGACTGGATTATAAGAATTCCCTGA
- a CDS encoding 3-ketoacyl-ACP reductase, producing MNLKGKNAIITGGGRGLGKAIALILANEGVNIGITGRNEENLKMTVDEIQRLGVNTAYAVFSIDNEIHVKAGIESIVEQLGGVDILINNAGIGDFGSIEEMPSETWEQVIKTNLFGVYYAAKAVYPYLKEKGEGDIVNVASTAGLKGGPNMSAYAASKAAVVSLSQSMMAEWRKQNIRVITLTPSTIASDMSIQGGLTDGNPDKVLQPEDFAEWVRDILKMNRRALIANGSIFSTNP from the coding sequence ATGAATCTAAAGGGAAAAAACGCCATCATTACCGGTGGTGGAAGAGGTCTCGGAAAAGCAATCGCTTTAATTCTTGCGAATGAAGGAGTGAATATAGGAATCACAGGAAGAAACGAAGAAAACCTTAAAATGACTGTGGACGAAATCCAGAGATTGGGTGTAAATACAGCGTATGCAGTTTTTAGTATCGATAATGAAATTCATGTGAAAGCAGGAATAGAATCTATTGTTGAGCAATTAGGCGGAGTAGATATTTTAATCAACAATGCTGGAATCGGAGATTTCGGTTCTATTGAAGAGATGCCTTCAGAAACTTGGGAGCAGGTAATCAAAACCAATCTTTTCGGAGTGTATTATGCAGCAAAAGCTGTTTATCCATATTTAAAAGAAAAAGGTGAAGGTGATATTGTGAATGTAGCTTCTACAGCAGGTTTGAAAGGCGGACCAAATATGTCGGCTTATGCAGCTTCAAAAGCAGCCGTCGTTTCTTTATCTCAATCAATGATGGCAGAATGGAGAAAGCAAAACATTCGTGTAATTACTTTAACGCCAAGTACAATTGCTTCAGATATGTCTATCCAAGGTGGTTTAACAGACGGAAATCCTGATAAAGTTCTTCAGCCTGAAGATTTTGCAGAATGGGTAAGAGATATTTTGAAAATGAACAGACGTGCTTTGATCGCGAATGGCTCTATTTTCTCTACAAATCCTTAA
- a CDS encoding Crp/Fnr family transcriptional regulator, with translation MATPSELLKNLDYLHPLNDEERDALSKIGKPLFLSKKTKLVESGDLFDHVFVLTTGLLRWYFDSDDGTENNVFFTSEKEHAIIAGIPEYYDDQKQTKYTIEALVDTQLLLFPKDQFEELAFQHKGIFQFYIKSLKVIIGTLRNRTEQLCSDSPSARYEVFLKNRPYITRNANRKYIANFLGITPNSLSRLTARIQKKPPPKK, from the coding sequence ATGGCAACACCGTCGGAACTATTAAAAAATTTAGACTACCTTCATCCGCTTAACGATGAAGAGCGTGACGCCCTATCTAAAATTGGCAAACCACTATTTCTTTCAAAAAAAACAAAATTGGTTGAGTCAGGCGATTTATTTGACCATGTTTTTGTACTTACAACTGGCTTATTGCGTTGGTATTTTGATTCGGATGATGGTACCGAAAATAATGTTTTTTTTACCTCAGAAAAAGAACACGCTATTATAGCCGGAATTCCGGAATATTATGACGACCAAAAGCAGACAAAATACACGATTGAAGCGCTTGTGGATACTCAATTATTGTTGTTCCCAAAAGATCAGTTCGAGGAACTGGCTTTTCAGCATAAAGGCATTTTTCAATTTTACATTAAATCTCTAAAAGTGATCATCGGTACTTTACGCAATCGTACAGAGCAATTGTGCAGCGATTCTCCGAGCGCTCGCTATGAAGTTTTCTTAAAAAATCGTCCTTACATTACAAGGAATGCAAACCGTAAGTATATTGCCAATTTTTTAGGAATTACACCCAATTCTTTATCCAGATTAACAGCCCGCATACAAAAAAAACCGCCACCGAAAAAATAA
- a CDS encoding CynX/NimT family MFS transporter: MRNKIRRDFSYILLIINVLVLVLVSSNLRSPITSVGPVLNQISNSLHLNNLQSSMLTSIPLLMFASCSVLVSKFSHRFSINRFLLYALIILSFGLFMRVFGSVWTLFTGSIFIGLGVCIGNVITPGYIKNNFPKQIGLMTGVFAVSMNLTAALASGCSVSLGEWTGYGWRGSLGIWLVIALLALFVVVLELLLNKSKSKQIGNSLVKSDFNMFKSKQAWNISIFMGLQSLVYYSLISWLPAVLGDYGMQGNEPGWILFIIQISMIPITFVGPIIANKMKDQKAMIVFIFILMLASVLMFAWLKSEWIYVTAVLLGLSNGLSFSLSILFFSLRTKSSANAIKISGMAQSVGYLIAAFGPAVFGKLHDFDSSWKLSFYFLGLSITTMFYFGMKAARRKFVED; encoded by the coding sequence ATGAGAAATAAAATAAGAAGGGATTTTTCTTACATCCTGTTGATAATAAATGTATTGGTTTTGGTTTTAGTATCCAGTAATTTGCGTTCTCCTATTACTTCTGTAGGTCCGGTTCTGAATCAAATTAGCAATTCGCTTCATTTAAATAATTTACAAAGCAGTATGCTTACCTCAATTCCGCTTCTGATGTTTGCAAGCTGTTCTGTTTTGGTGAGCAAGTTTTCACACCGTTTCAGCATCAACAGATTTTTATTATACGCATTGATTATTTTAAGTTTCGGGCTTTTTATGCGGGTATTTGGCTCAGTTTGGACTTTATTTACAGGGTCGATATTTATTGGCTTGGGAGTTTGTATCGGAAATGTCATTACACCTGGTTATATTAAAAATAATTTTCCGAAACAGATAGGCTTGATGACAGGTGTTTTTGCTGTTTCTATGAATCTTACCGCAGCTTTGGCTTCAGGATGCAGTGTAAGTCTTGGTGAATGGACAGGTTACGGATGGCGAGGTTCTTTAGGGATTTGGCTCGTAATTGCATTATTGGCATTATTTGTTGTGGTCTTAGAATTATTATTGAATAAATCCAAATCAAAACAAATAGGAAATTCGCTTGTTAAATCTGATTTTAATATGTTTAAATCTAAACAGGCTTGGAATATCAGTATTTTTATGGGACTTCAATCTTTAGTGTATTATTCATTAATCTCGTGGTTACCGGCAGTTCTTGGCGATTATGGAATGCAGGGAAACGAACCAGGCTGGATTTTATTTATCATACAGATTTCGATGATTCCAATCACTTTTGTAGGGCCAATTATTGCAAATAAAATGAAAGATCAAAAAGCGATGATTGTTTTTATTTTCATATTAATGTTAGCAAGTGTTTTGATGTTTGCGTGGCTGAAATCAGAATGGATTTATGTAACCGCAGTATTATTGGGTTTATCAAATGGTCTTTCATTTAGTTTATCGATTTTATTTTTCTCTTTACGAACAAAATCCAGTGCTAATGCGATTAAAATTTCAGGAATGGCACAATCTGTAGGGTATTTGATAGCAGCTTTCGGACCAGCTGTTTTTGGTAAATTACACGATTTTGATTCCTCCTGGAAGTTGTCGTTTTACTTTTTAGGACTTTCGATTACAACAATGTTTTATTTTGGAATGAAAGCTGCAAGAAGAAAATTTGTAGAAGATTAA
- the prmA gene encoding 50S ribosomal protein L11 methyltransferase — protein MQNYLEFDFKISPLQPWNEILMAELIEIGFDSFTEEIHGILGYIQKELFKEEELKALPLFQNEEVKIEYTFTEMPNINWNEEWEKNFEPINIDDKVLIRAEFHESVEGMHEIIIQPKMSFGTGHHPTTHLMIQQMMDIDFKDKKVLDMGCGTSVLAIYAKQIGAGDTKAIDIDEWSVENSKENAVRNGVELDIELGTADNLGKENYDIILANINRNILISDIPTYVSVLNEGGKLLLSGLCFFDVDDILEVCKENNLELKKKLQREEWVSLLLEK, from the coding sequence ATGCAAAATTATTTAGAATTCGATTTCAAGATCTCTCCACTTCAGCCTTGGAACGAAATATTAATGGCCGAGCTTATCGAAATAGGTTTCGACAGTTTCACAGAAGAAATTCATGGTATTTTAGGATATATTCAGAAAGAGCTTTTCAAAGAAGAAGAGCTGAAAGCATTGCCACTTTTTCAAAATGAAGAAGTGAAAATAGAATATACTTTCACCGAAATGCCAAATATTAACTGGAATGAAGAGTGGGAAAAGAATTTTGAACCGATTAATATCGATGATAAAGTATTGATCAGAGCAGAATTTCATGAATCTGTAGAAGGAATGCACGAAATTATCATTCAGCCTAAAATGTCTTTCGGAACAGGTCATCACCCAACAACGCATTTGATGATCCAGCAAATGATGGATATCGATTTTAAAGACAAGAAAGTTTTGGATATGGGTTGCGGAACTTCAGTTTTGGCGATTTACGCAAAACAAATCGGAGCCGGAGATACAAAAGCCATTGATATTGATGAATGGTCAGTTGAAAATTCAAAAGAAAATGCTGTAAGAAACGGTGTGGAATTGGATATAGAATTGGGAACTGCAGATAATTTAGGAAAAGAAAATTACGATATTATTTTAGCGAATATCAACAGAAATATTTTGATCTCAGATATTCCAACTTACGTTTCTGTATTAAATGAAGGTGGGAAATTATTACTTTCAGGTTTGTGTTTCTTCGATGTTGATGATATTTTGGAAGTTTGTAAAGAAAATAATTTAGAACTGAAAAAGAAATTACAGCGTGAAGAATGGGTAAGCTTATTGCTTGAAAAGTAA
- a CDS encoding SH3 domain-containing protein gives MKSFITVLFLCIIQFFSAQEEDYEYANGVFHFEENKTQKIFTDFTRIRQSPNVNAQILDSLQTNQQILILKQDETILKLGERRANWYKISYQKGDKTSEGYVWGGNLCVGYRTKNGYDFLFGLTKTINKKDKEYPEIVIKQNIAAIKMVEGNTLIDEVSFDTGSAESLSYGTFNIESNHKLKNVEFTLKAMVSGEACGIASYDQYVLVKDKKMIALPQLMNVGDADVYYHSEQFVFPNDKGGIPDAFIFKMEEMEKDEKEREKKKNASKTYLWNGDSYRLK, from the coding sequence ATGAAATCATTCATCACCGTTTTATTTTTATGCATTATTCAGTTTTTCTCAGCACAGGAAGAAGATTACGAATATGCAAACGGAGTTTTCCATTTTGAAGAAAATAAAACGCAGAAAATTTTTACCGATTTTACGAGAATCAGGCAGTCACCAAATGTGAATGCCCAAATTTTGGATTCCTTACAAACGAATCAGCAGATTTTGATCCTTAAACAAGATGAAACGATTTTGAAATTAGGCGAAAGAAGAGCCAATTGGTACAAAATATCTTACCAGAAAGGTGATAAAACATCAGAAGGCTACGTTTGGGGCGGAAATCTTTGTGTAGGTTACAGAACTAAAAACGGATATGATTTTCTTTTTGGTTTAACGAAAACCATTAATAAAAAAGACAAGGAATATCCTGAGATTGTGATCAAGCAAAATATTGCTGCCATTAAAATGGTTGAAGGAAATACATTGATTGATGAGGTTTCTTTCGATACCGGTTCAGCCGAAAGTCTGAGTTACGGAACGTTCAATATTGAGAGCAATCATAAGCTGAAAAATGTAGAATTTACTTTAAAAGCCATGGTTTCTGGTGAAGCTTGTGGAATTGCAAGTTATGACCAATATGTTTTGGTGAAAGATAAAAAAATGATTGCGCTTCCTCAATTGATGAACGTAGGTGATGCAGATGTTTATTACCACAGCGAACAATTTGTTTTTCCTAATGATAAAGGCGGAATTCCTGATGCTTTTATTTTTAAAATGGAAGAGATGGAAAAAGATGAGAAAGAGCGTGAAAAGAAGAAAAACGCCTCAAAAACCTATCTCTGGAATGGTGATTCTTATCGATTGAAATAA
- a CDS encoding GIY-YIG nuclease family protein, translating into MCFCYILYSKSLDKYYVGSSSSCEDLQERLRKHLSNHKGHTSKVKDWIIVYFEEFPDKSSAYKRELQIKSWKSKIKISELIKNSNG; encoded by the coding sequence ATGTGTTTTTGTTACATACTTTATTCTAAATCTCTTGACAAGTATTATGTCGGAAGTTCAAGTTCTTGTGAAGACTTACAGGAAAGATTGAGGAAACACCTTTCAAATCATAAAGGACATACTTCAAAAGTCAAAGACTGGATTATTGTCTATTTTGAAGAATTCCCTGATAAAAGCTCTGCATACAAAAGAGAGTTACAAATTAAATCGTGGAAAAGTAAAATTAAAATTTCTGAATTAATTAAAAATTCAAATGGATAA